The Rhododendron vialii isolate Sample 1 chromosome 6a, ASM3025357v1 genome includes a window with the following:
- the LOC131328369 gene encoding probable LRR receptor-like serine/threonine-protein kinase At3g47570 has product MVDKEGVVSRPTGEVVTVALPVNSNEVYTEELLESERELVYLLFAATFLPSTERLDYKLQNPVGISSMGGQMGLPRPWPLFLFVLAGFLLCLGSGFPHHAVAGSVQRGNETDRLALLAFKFAITSDPFGALNSWNESIHFCQWVGVTCGRRHQRVTILSLTGNKLTGSISSHVANLSFLKKLWLDNNSLSDELPPELGRLRRLQAFSVLNNSLTGEIPANMSGCSNLIGLELTGNRLVGKIPVELGSLTRLDGLYVGKNNLTGGVPSTLGNLSSLTILYASDNSISGSIPYSLGRLGNLQVLALVFNQLSGTIPSSVFNISSIEQFLLTANQIQGSLPSNLGNSLPNLRGLGITENLLIGSIPISISNATNLRFLQLAANKFIGKVPSLEKLNGLEYLSCASNHLGTRKADDLSFLNSLTNATNLLGLQLGQNQFGGVLPESICNFSTGFLQLWVDLNEIGGSIPTCIGTLISLGSFDLSNNHFQGKIPSDIGKLQKLYSLSLSDNNFSGEIPVSLENITSLAMLQLAANNFHGSIPSSLGKCPLLRLNLGGNNLVGTIPPELVSLSSLLYLNLSQNHLIGTLQVEIGRLINLETLDVSENMLSGKIPNTLGSCVKLMSIYLEGNKFSGTLPSSLRHLRGMVELDVSRNNLSGKIPDYFEGFPFLQKLNISFNNFEGAVPENGIFKNATAIFVKGNNKLCGGIPDLQLSSCHLSGFGKKRFTPSKKLIIPLSFGVLGLIILVVYFLYRWWFRNGTEVSTFRIFGKSFLKLSYRTLLKATDGFSPDNLVGVGRFSSVYKGVLDLGHGDTIVAVKVINLQYRGAFKSFITECSALRKVKHRNLVKVITACSSVDYQGNDFKALVYEFMVKGSLDEWLHPNENEAHEESRTLNLLQRLNITIDIAFALDYLHHHCSEPIVHCDLKPGNVLLDNEMIAHLGDFGLTKFLLEATSESSANQSSSISIRGTIGYVAPEYGMANEVSTFGDVYSYGILLLEMFTGKRPTDSMFSGTMSLHSFAKMALPDQVATIVDPTLFQQRDMGEASSSLYTPDRSSPSSHQIHECLVSILKVGIACSQELPTDRMDINAVVSQLHAIRNSLLGTGLHRDRKARAEV; this is encoded by the exons CGGTCGCTCTCCCGGTTAACTCCAACGAGGTATACACCGAAGAGCTCCTCGAGTCCGAACGTGAG TTAGTCTACTTATTATTTGCTGCAACATTTCTTCCATCAACTGAGAGATTGGATTATAAGCTTCAAAATCCCGTCGGAATTTCGAGCATGGGTGGTCAG ATGGGTCTTCCAAGGCCATGGCCACTCTTCCTTTTTGTGCTTGCTGGTTTCCTATTGTGCTTGGGTTCTGGCTTTCCTCATCATGCTGTAGCCGGCTCTGTACAACGCGGGAACGAGACTGACCGCCTAGCCTTGCTAGCCTTCAAGTTTGCTATAACCAGTGATCCCTTCGGAGCTCTAAACTCGTGGAATGAATCCATCCACTTTTGTCAATGGGTTGGTGTAACATGCGGCCGCAGGCACCAAAGGGTCACTATATTGTCATTAACTGGTAACAAGCTTACCGGTTCTATTTCGTCTCATGTTGCAAATTTGAGCTTTCTCAAGAAACTATGGTTGGATAACAACAGTTTGAGCGATGAACTCCCCCCAGAACTTGGCCGCTTGAGAAGACTTCAAGCATTCTCAGTGCTTAATAATTCCCTTACTGGTGAAATTCCCGCCAATATGTCAGGTTGCTCTAACCTCATTGGTCTTGAACTTACTGGCAATAGGCTGGTAGGAAAAATCCCTGTGGAGCTCGGTTCTCTAACTAGGCTCGATGGACTGTATGTTGGAAAAAACAATCTAACAGGAGGAGTGCCTTCAACGTTGGGGAATCTGTCATCTCTTACGATACTTTATGCGAGTGATAACAGTATTAGTGGGAGTATACCATATTCTTTGGGTCGATTGGGAAACTTGCAAGTTCTTGCGTTAGTGTTCAACCAGTTGTCCGGTACTATTCCCTCCTCAGTATTTAATATCTCTTCTATCGAACAATTTTTGTTGACAGCGAACCAAATTCAAGGGAGTCTTCCTTCGAACCTGGGAAATAGTCTTCCCAATCTCCGAGGACTTGGTATTACTGAAAACTTATTGATTGGATCGATTCCAATTTCAATATCTAACGCCACCAACCTACGTTTTCTTCAGTTGGCAGCAAACAAATTTATTGGAAAAGTTCCTTCTTTAGAAAAGCTGAATGGCCTTGAGTATTTGTCCTGTGCTTCCAATCATCTGGGGACACGAAAAGCAGATGACTTGAGCTTTCTCAACTCATTGACCAACGCAACCAATTTGTTGGGCCTGCAGCTGGGTCAAAACCAATTCGGAGGTGTGTTGCCTGAATCAATCTGCAATTTCTCTACAGGTTTTTTGCAATTATGGGTTGACTTAAATGAGATAGGTGGGAGCATCCCAACTTGTATAGGGACTCTGATCAGTCTTGGCTCttttgatctttcaaacaatCATTTTCAAGGTAAAATTCCTTCTGATATTGGGAAGCTTCAAAAGTTgtactctctgtctctctcggATAATAACTTCTCTGGGGAAATCCCAGTGTCCTTGGAAAATATAACGTCATTAGCCATGCTTCAATTAGCCGCAAATAATTTTCATGGCAGCATTCCTTCAAGTTTAGGAAAGTGCCCACTTTTACGGTTGAATTTAGGTGGGAACAATCTTGTTGGCACCATTCCCCCAGAGCTTGTAAGTCTCTCATCACTGTTGTATTTGAACTTGTCTCAAAACCATTTGATTGGGACCTTACAAGTGGAAATAGGGCGTTTAATAAATCTCGAAACACTAGATGTTTCAGAGAACATGTTGTCTGGTAAAATTCCAAACACTCTTGGTAGTTGCGTAAAATTGATGTCAATATACTTGGAAGGCAACAAATTCTCAGGAACCCTTCCTTCATCTCTACGTCATTTGAGAGGTATGGTGGAGTTAGATGTTTCTCGGAATAATCTCTCGGGAAAAATACCAGACTATTTCGAGGGTTTCCCCTTCTTACAGAAATTGAATATATCGTTCAATAACTTTGAGGGTGCAGTACCAGAAAATGGCATATTTAAGAATGCAACAGCTATTTTTGTTAAGGGAAACAACAAGCTTTGTGGGGGTATACCTGATTTGCAGTTGAGCAGTTGCCACCTAAGTGGATTTGGTAAGAAAAGATTTACGCCCTCTAAGAAGTTAATAATCCCCCTATCTTTCGGAGTTTTAGGACTAATAATACTTGTGGTATATTTCCTTTATCGTTGGTGGTTTAGAAATGGTACAGAAGTATCcacttttagaatttttggcaAGTCATTTTTGAAGCTGTCCTATCGAACTCTACTTAAAGCGACTGATGGGTTCTCTCCAGACAACTTGGTCGGCGTTGGTAGGTTTAGTTCGGTGTACAAAGGAGTTCTTGATCTTGGTCATGGTGACACAATTGTTGCAGTGAAGGTAATAAACCTTCAATATCGTGGAGCTTTCAAAAGTTTCATTACTGAGTGTTCGGCTTTGAGGAAGGTCAAACATCGGAACCTCGTAAAAGTTATCACAGCATGTTCAAGTGTTGACTATCAGGGTAATGATTTCAAAGCTCTTGTTTATGAGTTCATGGTCAAAGGGAGCCTAGACGAATGGTTGCATCCAAATGAAAATGAGGCGCATGAGGAGTCAAGGACTTTAAACCTTTTACAAAGGTTAAATATTACTATTGACATTGCTTTTGCACTTGATTATCTTCACCATCATTGCTCTGAACCAATAGTTCACTGTGATTTGAAGCCGGGCAATGTTCTACTGGACAATGAAATGATTGCACACTTGGGTGATTTTGGGCTAACAAAATTCCTTCTAGAAGCAACGTCTGAATCTTCTGCAAATCAATCAAGTTCCATTAGCATAAGAGGGACTATAGGTTATGTTGCTCCAG AGTATGGCATGGCAAACGAGGTATCAACCTTCGGTGATGTTTACAGTTATGGTATTCTCTTATTGGAGATGTTTACAGGGAAGAGACCTACGGATAGCATGTTTAGTGGTACTATGAGtctccatagttttgccaagATGGCTCTTCCTGACCAAGTTGCAACCATCGTTGATCCAACATTGTTTCAACAACGAGACATGGGGGAGGCAAGCTCGAGTCTCTACACTCCTGACCGAAGCTCTCCTAGCAGTCACCAAATTCATGAGTGCTTGGTTTCAATACTTAAAGTAGGAATCGCCTGTTCACAGGAACTGCCCACTGATCGCATGGACATAAATGCTGTTGTTTCCCAGTTGCATGCGATCCGAAATAGTTTGCTTGGAACTGGCCTTCATCGAGACAGGAAAGCTAGAGCTGAAGTGTGA
- the LOC131328370 gene encoding uncharacterized protein LOC131328370: MTALSFAITLYVTWNVDRSGTRNENGNAIRHMLKLWYDRVNRKRKEKQSKEKETPLRGMVNGAGTTPFERALQQCGFGTKVLDRLELSLLIDQCNQFEHRGAGSKLIRRGKIPANIGKFQEVHFLGNDFGVSTHFGDISLTRPVTAVEVHDALIYGNASIQSTGNRRVAQLIRGNSSLFQKLFKGKYFPNSSFWDAPCPGTVSWAWRKITSAEQYLKRVALARWKCRHWTDPWLPHTLSFTVLRRPQVSNRADYQVERVTDLIDWASHSWKEDLVKEIFGAIDTEAILSIPISYHGVPDKGIWHHTSDGIFTVRSAYHAGTSLNLAGRTKEKGESSSGSTRNLGWKISASNKVEFFIWRCLHNAIATSNNLHHRQMDVNPYCPVCHKERETTEHLLFGCKGSKEVWCLAGRFFQPSCDWKSMDFPSWWTSLSQGQQIAVQILIFEKAHAAWEEYLSVLERKRGELHVAQPNQAQKWEPPPTGVTKLNVDGAMNKDSGLCEMGMVARKSEGIIVGAASQSMYGQFPPRVIETMGFRFALTEALNHNLTRIEVEGDAKHVVQAIKGEKAFADCDSIILDCIKLASQFTICVFSPVKHGYNRVADSTAKHFLLRADTESWREDVPSWLVRTIGSLAPFDF, encoded by the exons ATGACCGCTCTGTCGTTTGCAATCACACTCTATGTTACCTGGAACGTGGATCGTTCTGGTACGAGGAACGAGAATGGAAACGCAATACGCCACATGCTTAAATTGTGGTACGATAGAG TCAAccgcaaaagaaaagaaaagcaaagcaaagaaaAGGAGACCCCATTACGTGGAATGGTGAATGGGGCTGGCACTACCCCATTTGAgag GGCATTACAACAATGCGGTTTTGGAACAAAGGTTTTAGATAGACTTGAGCTTTCTCTACTCATTGATCAATGCAACCAATTTGAACATCGTGGAGCTGGGTCGAAACTGATTCGGAG AGGTAAAATTCCTGCTAATATTGGGAAGTTTCAGGAGGTGCACTTTCtggggaatgacttcggtgtctccaCCCATTTTGGAGacatc TCTCTCACAAGACCAGTTACGGCTGTGGAGGTCCATGATGCTCTTATATATGGGAATGCATCCATCCAAAGCACCGGGAATAGACG GGTGGCGCAGTTGATTCGAGGGAACTCGAGCTTATTCCAGAAGTTGTTCAAAGGGAAGTACTTTCCAAATTCTTCCTTTTGGGATGCGCCGTGCCCAGGGACAGTGTCGTGGGCTTGGCGTAAAATTACGTCGGCAGAGCAGTACTTAAAGAGGGTGGCGTTGGCGCGTTGGAAATG CCGCCACTGGACTGACCCGTGGCTGCCTCACACACTTTCCTTTACCGTGCTTAGAAGACCACAGGTATCTAATCGGGCGGATTACCAGGTTGAACGAGTGACAGATCTTATTGACTGGGCTTCACATTCCTGGAAAGAGGATTTAGTGAAGGAAATATTTGGGGCTATTGATACGGAGGCTATTCTATCCATTCCTATTAGTTATCACGGGGTACCGGACAAAGGCATTTGGCACCACACGAGTGATGGTATTTTTACAGTTCGCTCTGCATACCATGCGGGTACGTCACTGAATCTGGCTGGTCGGACAAAGGAGAAGGGTGAATCTAGTTCGGGTAGTACACGCAATTTGGGCTGGAAAATTTCGGCTTCTAATAAAGTTGAGTTTTTCATCTGGCGTTGCTTGCATAATGCTATTGCAACTAGTAATAATTTACATCACAGGCAAATGGATGTTAATCCCTACTGTCCAGTGTGCCATAAGGAACGTGAAACAACTGAACATTTGCTATTTGGATGTAAGGGATCAAAGGAAGTTTGGTGCCTAGCTGGCCGCTTTTTCCAGCCCTCATGTGACTGGAAATCGATGGATTTTCCTTCGTGGTGGACATCATTATCACAGGGACAACAAATTGCAGTTCAAA TCTTGATATTTGAAAAGGCCCATGCCGCTTGGGAGGAATACCTTTCGGTTCTTGAAAGAAAAAGGGGTGAGCTTCACGTTGCCCAGCccaatcaagctcaaaaatggGAGCCTCCACCCACTGGTGTTACCAAACTTAATGTGGATGGTGCTATGAATAAAGACAGTGGCTTATGTGAAATGGGTATGGTTGCTCGTAAATCGGAAGGGATAATTGTTGGTGCTGCTTCTCAGTCTATGTATGGACAATTTCCCCCGCGAGTTATCGAAACCATGGGATTTAGATTTGCATTAACAGAGGCCTTGAATCATAACCTCACACGGATTGAAGTAGAAGGGGATGCCAAACATGTGGTTCAAGCTATCAAGGGTGAGAAGGCTTTTGCAGATTGTGATTCTATTATTTTGGATTGTATTAAGCTTGCTTCCCAATTTACTATATGTGTTTTTTCACCTGTGAAGCATGGTTATAATAGGGTCGCCGATTCTACGGCGAAGCATTTTCTACTTAGAGCTGATACAGAAAGTTGGAGGGAGGATGTTCCATCTTGGCTTGTAAGGACTATCGGGTCATTGGCCCCCTTTGACTTTTAG
- the LOC131328371 gene encoding uncharacterized protein LOC131328371: MSDSNPMYVLVYICGHVVQQPNGPSYVGGRTIPLSIVRGITLNDLQEMIWNAAGMPATMMKITYPFPIMSYPHATYQYAAVDVVDDSSIGMMFDISDKITGYTPVLFAETMGAIGSQANESVVHHRSSHRSQRQSQPNISQHRRNDNTFIENEENLEDVAEEPIIHEEVHDDITDIEAFGMHIRDIDEASQSSEEDVDAGLEADEGEQDPIRMFEKSSTMMTQDTWTNLVDPSPPMPTSSHARWDGRSELFEGQMFFSKLEVKNTVKKYSMDRNYVAKTEQSTTRLLVYKCANQNPCSWRLRAIRKPDQDVWKITRYAGPHSCLAFNVTTDHQMLDARYIANMIMSTVEASPSTKVKAFQAMVKDKCDGYYPSYAKTWAAKQMAIAAIYGDWEDSFAEFPQYLEAIKERNPGTQTHIITKETGRPGHVIFDAVFWAFGPAIEGFKHCRPVISVDDRHSGLLSYLKDAPQWRLPATYHRYCARHLGVNYTRRYNKTVGDQVKLAACEIQVRKFEIELQKLQRFSNGAVNKDLEELPLRKWSYAHDGGRRYGSRTTNLSESFNGVLKEARHLPIVATIRTTFYKCVTYFNNYAVKAREGIESGKTFSKFATEKYDEWRMRARRHEVLEFDRETGIYEVRTPMNPTSPYKGNHRHTVHFNEQTCTCNKMQQWRMPCSHVIAVCNRMAMDPTRFISNVWRLDSNIAIYSSETFVPLHDKSYWPPYNGPIIHPDEERLRGRGRPQVNRFRNEMDMMDDWLEAQPSHKQSCTLCGGHGHNKRKCSKRGEASSSVPNM, from the exons ATGAGCGATTCAAACCCTATGTACGTATTGGTTTACATATGTGGGCATGTTGTCCAACAACCAAACGGCCCGTCCTACGTCGGTGGTAGGACAATCCCCTTATCAATTGTGAGAGGGATAACTCTTAATGACTTGCAAGAGATGATTTGGAATGCAGCGGGTATGCCGGCAACAATGATGAAAATAACCTACCCATTCCCAATTATGAGCTATCCTCATGCAACATACCAATACGCCGCAGTTGATGTCGTGGATGATAGTAGCATCGGAATGATGTTTGATATATCTGATAAAATCACCGGCTACACCCCCGTTTTGTTCGCAGAAACGATGGGTGCCATAGGTAGCCAAGCAAATGAAAGTGTCGTTCACCATCGTTCGAGTCATCGATCACAACGACAATCGCAGCCAAATATTTCGCAACACCGACGAAATGACAACACTTTCATTGAAAACGAGGAGAATTTGGAAGACGTTGCCGAGGAACCTATCATACATGAGGAAGTACATGATGACATTACAGACATCGAAGCATTTGGCATGCATATCAGAGACATTGATGAGGCCTCACAGAGCTCGGAGGAAGATGTTGATGCAGGATTAGAGGCCGACGAAGGTGAACAAGACCCAATAAGGATGTTCGAAAAGTCATCCACCATGATGACACAAGACACATGGACCAACCTCGTTGACCCTAGTCCACCAATGCCAACGAGTAGTCACGCTAGGTGGGACGGGAGGTCTGAGCTTTTCGAGGGACAG ATGTTCTTTTCGAAGCTTGAGGTTAAAAATACAGTGAAAAAATATAGCATGGACAGAAATTATGTGGCAAAGACAGAACAGTCCACAACCCGTTTGTTGGTCTACAAATGCGCAAACCAAAACCCATGCTCGTGGCGACTTCGAGCAATAAGGAAGCCGGATCAGGATGTCTGGAAAATTACGAGATATGCAGGACCCCACAGCTGCTTGGCTTTCAATGTCACCACAGATCATCAGATGCTCGACGCTCGCTACATTGCAAATATGATTATGTCAACCGTGGAAGCATCTCCAAGTACGAAGGTCAAGGCTTTTCAAGCAATGGTAAAAGATAAGTGCGACGGTTACTACCCATCGTATGCAAAGACATGGGCTGCAAAGCAAATGGCTATAGCAGCCATTTACGGTGACTGGGAAGACTCATTTGCTGAATTCCCTCAATACCTGGAAGCTATTAAAGAAAGGAATCCGGGTACTCAAACCCATATCATAACAAAGGAGACAGGCAGGCCGGGACATGTTATATTTGATGCTGTGTTTTGGGCTTTCGGACCAGCCATTGAAGGATTCAAGCATTGTCGCCCAGTAATTAGTGTTGATG ACAGGCACTCAGGTCTTCTTTCATATCTCAAAGATGCTCCACAATGGAGACTCCCGGCGACATACCACAGATACTGCGCCCGCCACTTGGGGGTAAACTACACACGAAGGTACAATAAAACTGTGGGCGACCAAGTAAAACTAGCAGCCTGTGAAATACAAGTTCGAAAGTTTGAGATTGAGCTACAAAAACTTCAAAGGTTTTCCAACGGTGCAGTAAATAAGGATCTTGAAGAGCTACCCCTACGTAAGTGGTCCTATGCACACGATGGGGGTAGGCGATACGGATCGCGTACTACAAACCTATCTGAGAGCTTTAATGGGGTCCTCAAGGAAGCCAGACACCTCCCCATAGTGGCCACAATTAGGACGACATTCTATAAATGTGTTACGTATTTCAACAACTATGCCGTCAAAGCAAGGGAGGGGATCGAATCAGGTAAAACATTTAGCAAATTCGCAACGGAAAAGTACGATGAATGGAGGATGAGAGCAAGAAGGCACGAAGTGCTTGAGTTTGACAGAGAGACGGGAATCTACGAGGTGCGAACTCCAATGAATCCAACTAGCCCATATAAAGGAAATCACAGGCACACAGTACACTTCAATGAGCAGACATGTACTTGCAACAAGATGCAACAATGGAGGATGCCGTGCTCGCATGTGATTGCAGTGTGTAATAGAATGGCCATGGACCCTACACGATTCATAAGCAATGTTTGGAGGCTTGACTCAAACATAGCCATATATAGCTCTGAAACGTTCGTACCGCTGCATGACAAATCATATTGGCCTCCCTACAATGGGCCAATAATTCATCCTGATGAAGAACGTCTTAGGGGTCGAGGACGTCCACAAGTAAATCGATTTCGAAATGAGATGGATATGATGGACGACTGGCTTGAGGCACAACCATCACACAAACAGTCTTGTACCTTGTGTGGTGGACATGGGCATAACAAGCGAAAATGTTCAAAGAGGGGAGAAGCGTCATCTTCGGTACCAAATATGTAA
- the LOC131328372 gene encoding serine/threonine-protein phosphatase 7 long form homolog encodes MDLNLNALRRPDPGPRDGSILCLQHQHRSREVWEADRTRPVDSKKVRVRSAKKGIRALPWPSPPVLELIRRARLEGLCSLPFVSVDWGLITALLERWRPETHTFHLRPGESTITLQDVEVLLGIPVDGKPVTGNTNLKPNDLCRHLLGEQPTEESDINGMKVKASWLSDRFTGQVEEGADPEVVARQARGYLLLLMGETIFADHSGGYVHFANLERLENFDEAGTYSWGSGALANLYHNLCHGCKAGTKQITGCFILLQVWAWERLPYLAPGRLGKRAPKAGAPLIGRWDDIFHSPDLATHLVGSYRYHLDIQRPDEVIWTPYSEELLESLPEYCRAGRAVWRATVPLIYYATCQYHQPERVMRQFGFRQCIPPPSRSLDPPHGKTLQSGALDWALKYRTIIEVWNNRLNLVVPPGDIDLVEYPFDDPYVTWYDRITRRCISRVGCGVDGVVRTINFNFILSICTSLRNSSHNMVEPFEVALFLWSSAT; translated from the exons ATGGACCTCAACCTTAATGCGCTTCGTAGGCCTGACCCGGGGCCCAGAGATGGGTCGATTCTATGTTTACAACATCAGCACCGCTCTCGAGAAGTCTGGGAAGCTGAT CGCACACGGCCTGTGGATTCAAAAAAAGTCAGAGTTCGTAGTGCGAAGAAAGGTATACGAGCATTGCCATGGCCATCACCCCCTGTTTTAGAGTTGATACGGCGTGCCCGTTTAGAGGGCCTTTGTTCATTGCCTTTTGTGTCCGTGGATTGGGGTCTCATTACAGCACTTTTAGAGCGATGGCGGCCTGAGACACACACGTTTCACTTGCGGCCCGGTGAGTCCACAATCACGCTACAAGATGTTGAGGTTTTGTTAGGCATTCCAGTTGACGGTAAACCTGTGACTGGAAATACAAATTTGAAGCCTAATGATTTATGTAGGCATCTATTGGGGGAACAACCTACAGAAGAGTCGGACATAAACGGGATGAAGGTCAAGGCTAGCTGGTTAAGTGATAGGTTCACTGGCCAAGTAGAGGAAGGGGCAGACCCAGAGGTTGTTGCGCGCCAGGCGCGCGGCTACTTGTTGTTGCTTATGGGGGAGACTATATTTGCTGACCACTCAG GGGGATATGTGCACTTCGCTAACCTAGAACGTTTGGAGAACTTTGATGAAGCTGGGACGTACAGTTGGGGCAGTGGTGCTCTTGCCAATCTCTACCATAACCTATGCCATGGTTGTAAGGCTGGCACAAAACAGATTACTGGTTGCTTCATACTATTGCAGGTTTGGGCTTGGGAGCGGTTGCCCTACCTTGCCCCTGGACGATTAGGGAAACGTGCTCCGAAGGCTGGTGCTCCACTTATTGGACG GTGGGACGATATATTTCATTCCCCTGACTTGGCGACCCATCTCGTAGGCTCTTACAGGTACCACCTTGACATCCAGAGACCGGATGAG gtCATTTGGACCCCATACAGTGAGGAGCTCCTTGAGTCTCTACCAGAATATTGTCGGGCTGGCAGAGCTGTTTGGCGGGCTACTGTTCCCCTAATTTACTATGCTACTTGTCAATATCACCAGCCCGAGCGAGTCATGCGCCAATTTGGTTTCCGCCAATGCATCCCACCACCGTCTCGCTCTTTAGATCCGCCGCACGGCAAAACCCTTCAAAGTGGTGCGTTAGATTGGGCCTTGAAGTACCGGACAATTATAGAAGTTTGGAATAATAGACTTAATCTAGTTGTACCGCCGGGTGATATCGACTTAGTTGAATACCCCTTCGACGACCCTTACGTGACTTGGTATGACAGGATTACCAGGCGTTGTATTAGCCGTGTTGGTTGTGGCGTAGATGGAGTGGTAAGAACAATTAACTTCAACTTTATCCTTTCCATATGTACGTCACTACGAAATTCATCACATAACATGGTAGAGCCATTTGAAGTGGCGCTATTCTTATGGAGTAGCGCCACTTAA